Proteins encoded together in one Neobacillus sp. FSL H8-0543 window:
- the pflB gene encoding formate C-acetyltransferase, translating to MEQWQGFVKGAWTNDVNVRDFILKNYAPYEGDDSFLQAATDATNKLWEQVMELTKKERENGGVLDMDTETVSTITSHGPGYLNEELEKIVGVQTDKPFNRSMQPFGGIRMAKAACEAYGYELNPEIERFFTEFRKTHNQGVFDAYTDEMMLARKAAIITGLPDAYGRGRIIGDYRRVALYGVDFLIEEKKKDKKNTSKVMTEDNMRLREEIAEQIRALNELKEMAKTHGFDISKPAKTAVEAFQWVYFGYLAAIKEQNGAAMSLGRVSTFLDIYVDRDLQNGTLTEVEAQEIVDHFIMKLRLVKFARTPDYNELFSGDPTWVTESIGGMATDGRSLVTKNSFRFLHTLDNLGPAPEPNLTVLWSPQLPENFKKFCANMSIKTSSIQYENDDIMRPEYGDDYGIACCVSAMEIGKQMQFFGARANLAKALLYSINGGVDEKLKIQVGPQYQPITSEILEYDEVVQKFDQMMEWLAGLYINSLNVIHYMHDKYSYERIEMALHDTKILRTMATGIAGLSVVADSLSAIKYGQVKVIRDENGLAVDFEITGDFPKYGNNDDRVDSIAVEVLKTFMKKLRKHQTYRDSVHTLSILTITSNVVYGKKTGNTPDGRRMGEPFAPGANPMHGRDTKGTLASLASVAKLPYNYAMDGISNTFSIVPKALGKEEESQVRNLVSILDGYAIKAGHHLNVNVFNKETLIDAMEHPELYPQLTIRVSGYAVNFIKLTKEQQLDVINRTFHESL from the coding sequence ATGGAACAATGGCAAGGTTTTGTTAAAGGTGCATGGACAAACGATGTAAACGTCCGCGACTTCATTCTAAAAAATTATGCTCCATATGAGGGCGACGATAGCTTTTTACAAGCGGCAACAGATGCCACAAATAAACTCTGGGAACAAGTAATGGAATTAACCAAAAAGGAACGCGAAAATGGTGGCGTCCTAGACATGGATACTGAAACTGTATCTACTATCACTTCACATGGCCCTGGTTATCTAAATGAAGAGTTGGAAAAGATTGTTGGTGTTCAAACCGATAAACCATTCAATCGCTCGATGCAGCCTTTCGGCGGAATCCGCATGGCAAAAGCAGCATGTGAAGCGTATGGTTATGAATTAAACCCAGAAATCGAAAGATTCTTTACAGAATTCCGTAAAACTCACAACCAAGGCGTATTTGATGCTTACACGGATGAAATGATGCTTGCTCGTAAAGCTGCTATTATCACTGGTCTACCTGATGCATATGGCCGTGGTCGTATTATCGGCGATTATCGTCGTGTCGCATTATATGGTGTGGACTTCTTAATAGAAGAAAAGAAAAAGGATAAAAAAAATACAAGTAAGGTAATGACAGAAGACAATATGCGTCTTCGTGAGGAGATTGCTGAACAAATTCGTGCATTAAATGAACTAAAAGAAATGGCAAAAACCCACGGATTCGATATTTCCAAACCTGCTAAAACAGCTGTTGAAGCATTCCAATGGGTATATTTTGGTTACCTAGCAGCAATTAAGGAACAAAACGGTGCAGCAATGAGCCTTGGCCGTGTATCTACGTTCTTAGACATTTATGTCGATAGAGATTTACAAAATGGTACATTAACTGAAGTAGAAGCACAGGAAATAGTTGATCATTTCATCATGAAGCTTCGTCTTGTGAAATTTGCTCGAACACCGGATTATAATGAATTATTCAGTGGTGACCCAACTTGGGTAACCGAATCTATTGGTGGTATGGCAACGGATGGTCGTTCCCTTGTAACAAAGAACTCTTTCCGCTTCCTTCACACATTAGACAATTTAGGACCTGCACCGGAACCAAACTTAACTGTACTATGGTCTCCACAGCTTCCTGAGAACTTTAAGAAATTCTGTGCAAATATGTCTATAAAAACAAGCTCCATTCAATATGAAAATGACGACATTATGAGACCAGAATATGGTGATGATTACGGTATCGCTTGCTGTGTATCTGCAATGGAAATTGGAAAGCAAATGCAGTTCTTTGGAGCACGTGCGAATCTTGCAAAAGCACTTCTATACTCCATTAACGGTGGAGTGGATGAAAAATTAAAAATCCAAGTTGGTCCACAATATCAACCAATCACTAGTGAAATTCTAGAATATGATGAAGTCGTTCAAAAATTCGACCAAATGATGGAATGGCTTGCAGGTTTATATATTAACAGCTTGAATGTTATTCATTATATGCATGATAAATATAGCTATGAAAGAATTGAAATGGCCTTACATGATACAAAGATTCTTCGTACAATGGCAACAGGTATTGCTGGTTTATCAGTAGTTGCAGACTCACTTAGTGCAATTAAATATGGTCAGGTAAAAGTAATCCGTGATGAAAATGGTCTTGCAGTCGATTTTGAAATTACAGGTGACTTCCCTAAATACGGAAACAACGATGATCGTGTAGATAGCATTGCTGTTGAAGTTCTAAAGACTTTTATGAAAAAGCTTCGTAAGCACCAAACTTATAGAGATTCTGTGCATACACTATCAATCTTGACGATTACTTCAAACGTTGTTTATGGTAAGAAAACGGGTAACACACCTGATGGACGTCGTATGGGCGAACCGTTTGCACCTGGTGCAAATCCAATGCACGGACGTGACACTAAAGGAACATTGGCATCATTAGCATCCGTAGCAAAACTGCCATATAATTATGCAATGGATGGTATTTCAAATACCTTCTCTATCGTTCCTAAAGCATTAGGAAAAGAAGAAGAAAGCCAGGTTCGTAACCTTGTATCCATCTTAGATGGTTATGCAATCAAAGCAGGTCACCATTTAAATGTTAACGTCTTTAATAAAGAAACATTAATTGATGCCATGGAACACCCAGAGCTTTATCCACAATTAACAATACGTGTCTCTGGCTATGCAGTTAACTTCATCAAATTAACAAAAGAACAACAATTAGACGTTATTAACCGTACCTTCCACGAATCACTGTAA
- the pflA gene encoding pyruvate formate-lyase-activating protein → MNGNIHSIETLGTVDGPGIRYVIFTQGCLLRCQFCHNADTWEIGSGKQMAVSEIMDDFLSYLPFLQSSGGGITVSGGEPLLQLPFLIELFKECKKKGIHTTIDSSGGCFSHSKLFTEQLEEVLQYTDLVLLDLKHINRKKHIKLTGMANDHILEFAKFLSDRKIPVWVRHVLVPTVTDDHEDLKQLGEFIGTLKNVHKVEILPYHKLGVYKWEALGLEYQLNDIEPPTEEKVKFAYEMITAHWEKPVMST, encoded by the coding sequence ATGAACGGAAATATTCATTCAATTGAAACATTAGGTACCGTCGACGGACCAGGAATACGTTATGTTATTTTTACCCAAGGCTGCCTATTACGCTGCCAGTTTTGTCATAACGCCGATACTTGGGAAATCGGGTCAGGTAAACAAATGGCCGTTTCCGAGATCATGGATGATTTCTTGTCCTACCTCCCCTTCCTTCAATCTTCTGGCGGGGGAATTACAGTCAGCGGCGGTGAACCATTGCTGCAACTTCCTTTTCTTATTGAGTTATTCAAGGAATGTAAGAAAAAAGGAATTCATACAACGATTGATTCTTCAGGCGGATGTTTTTCACATTCCAAGTTATTTACTGAACAGCTTGAAGAGGTTCTCCAATATACCGATTTAGTTTTACTAGATTTAAAGCATATCAACCGAAAAAAGCATATTAAATTAACAGGTATGGCGAATGATCATATTCTTGAATTTGCAAAGTTCTTATCCGACCGGAAAATTCCCGTTTGGGTACGTCATGTCCTAGTCCCTACTGTGACAGATGATCACGAAGACCTTAAACAGCTAGGAGAGTTTATCGGAACACTGAAAAATGTGCATAAGGTTGAAATTCTTCCTTATCATAAACTCGGCGTTTATAAATGGGAAGCGCTCGGACTTGAATACCAGCTAAATGATATTGAACCTCCAACAGAGGAAAAAGTGAAATTTGCTTACGAAATGATAACTGCACATTGGGAAAAACCAGTAATGAGTACCTAG
- the yidC gene encoding membrane protein insertase YidC: protein MKTKRSSFLILLITFSTILLSACSATDGKSDGFFHTYFVEPFIISIHFLAELFNGSYGLSIIFVTLIIRLALMPLMIKQYKKQMDMKGKMDVLKPEIDEIQQKLKAEKDPKKKQELQQEMMGLYQKHGVNPLNMGCLPLLIQMPILTGFYYAIRGSEEIATHRFLWFSLGHPDIVITILAGVIYYLQFKVSQSSMPVQQQQQMKFMGLLSPLMIVMFSMSAPAALPLYWAVGGLFLILQTALSRRLYPSKKADIVKVTIN, encoded by the coding sequence ATGAAAACAAAGCGTTCTTCATTCTTAATTTTACTTATTACATTTTCTACTATATTACTTTCAGCCTGTTCTGCAACAGATGGGAAAAGCGATGGTTTTTTCCATACTTACTTTGTCGAACCATTTATCATTTCAATCCACTTTTTAGCTGAGCTTTTCAACGGGAGCTATGGATTATCCATTATCTTCGTTACGCTAATTATCAGATTAGCCTTGATGCCATTAATGATAAAACAGTACAAAAAACAAATGGATATGAAGGGTAAAATGGATGTTCTAAAGCCTGAAATAGACGAAATCCAACAGAAATTAAAAGCAGAAAAAGATCCAAAAAAGAAACAAGAACTGCAGCAGGAAATGATGGGATTATATCAGAAACATGGTGTGAATCCATTGAATATGGGATGTTTACCATTATTAATACAGATGCCAATTTTAACTGGCTTTTATTATGCCATTCGGGGCTCTGAAGAAATCGCAACCCATCGTTTTTTATGGTTTAGTTTAGGTCACCCAGATATAGTAATTACCATCCTCGCTGGTGTGATTTATTATCTTCAATTTAAGGTTTCACAATCAAGCATGCCCGTCCAGCAACAACAGCAAATGAAGTTTATGGGGCTCTTGTCACCACTCATGATTGTTATGTTCTCAATGTCTGCCCCTGCAGCATTGCCGCTTTATTGGGCTGTAGGTGGATTGTTTTTAATCCTACAAACCGCATTGAGCAGAAGACTTTACCCAAGTAAAAAAGCAGACATCGTCAAAGTAACTATAAATTAA